One window of the Archangium primigenium genome contains the following:
- a CDS encoding serine/threonine-protein kinase PknK, whose product MPVFPIMSAVRLQDVEQGSLGPYVLLGKLSAGGMGVVYRARHADSGTVVALKTVKVPEAAMLRGIRREIHALRRIQHPGVVRVLAEGVNEGLPWYAMELLEGLTLRRYIDTLWKRDAPSLEVATQAVSAPAPAEGASVDSSFRAYGPPESSQRRAAAQERLDEVLTLVRRLCESLAFLHGEGLVHRDLKPENILIRPDGTPVLVDFGLAANFGGPLGRESLDVSGSMEGSYIYMAPEQIKGGLVDARADLYALGCILYELLVGQPPHPGAGWDVLRRHLRDTPHAPSSWVTGVPPALDALVMRMLAKVPRERVGYAADVGAGLAELGAEGLVREVPTAPRPYLYRPEFVGRQELLGEMEALLDRTRDGQGGCLFIGGESGAGKTRVVMECAVSAGRRAFRVVTGGSLPLSGGGSGEQRFSEPLHAFKPLLLAVADECRHRGLEETERLLGARGRVLSRYEPSIADLPGQERWPEPPRLPPVAARERLLRFLVETLAAFSAKEPLLLVMDDLQWADELSLSVLDFLRENFLSTASVLVVGTYRSEELDTALRLLVEAPGVEHRALGRMDAPVVARMVEDMLALASPPAAFVHFLTTRSAGNPFFVAEYLRTAIDERLLYRDAVGRWQVASRDGELERLHEALPLPDALHDLVGRRLEGLGTEARALLEVASVLGRELDGDVLAGAAGLGDLQELEGLEELRARHVLEDADGGALRFVHDKLREIAYEGVPAARRRALHRDVALALEAQDPWGGVSPALYPVLAHHWEQAEDDVWTFEYLEKAGAHALAAGSNVEASGYLRRALALEIRRGQVTGVRLGADRRARWERLLGEAVHGLSDFDACIHHGQRALEELGRPLPTTDGGWNRFLVAQSARQVLHLVLPRRWRREGDRQTRENYGAAALAALRLAECFYWRYDPYRTMATALLATNLAERAGRDEHVLRLYGQLGFIAGFGRLDALARAYFRRAQGEDLSVADPSAAAFGLITESMYHAGFARWSEAALKASEAQGLLIRLGDKAEFELTEVLLGHVDFYSGRFEPTLERFGRVRESASKRGHFQHDVWATYTLARSLVALGRWDEAMPLLRDSAERLEGKHDPLSHMITHGLLSTVYREQGDWDRARDAADRVMSLARRYPPMLFTEGQGYEGAAATYLALWERERSSPGSVPPVAEVAREVCARLSAFAQRFPLARPMALRFEGRLAGLSGATWRARRVMRRGVKLAQAQGMPYDEALAWWELGRLASGAERHACLTRAREGFLQLGSGGLARQVEAQLASSTS is encoded by the coding sequence ATGCCAGTGTTTCCGATCATGTCGGCCGTGCGGCTCCAGGACGTGGAGCAAGGAAGCTTGGGCCCCTATGTCCTCCTGGGAAAGCTGAGTGCCGGGGGCATGGGCGTCGTGTATCGCGCGCGCCATGCGGACAGCGGCACGGTGGTGGCCCTCAAGACGGTGAAGGTGCCCGAGGCGGCCATGCTCCGGGGCATCCGTCGGGAGATCCACGCCCTGCGGCGCATCCAGCACCCGGGCGTGGTGCGGGTGCTCGCCGAGGGCGTGAACGAGGGGCTGCCCTGGTACGCGATGGAGCTGCTCGAGGGGCTCACCCTGCGCCGCTACATCGACACGCTGTGGAAGCGCGACGCGCCCTCGCTGGAGGTGGCCACCCAGGCGGTGTCCGCGCCCGCGCCCGCCGAGGGCGCCAGCGTGGACTCCTCGTTCCGCGCCTATGGGCCGCCCGAGTCCTCGCAGCGCCGCGCCGCCGCCCAGGAGCGGCTGGACGAGGTGCTCACCCTGGTGCGCCGCCTGTGCGAGTCCCTGGCCTTCCTCCACGGCGAGGGCCTGGTGCACCGGGACTTGAAGCCGGAGAACATCCTCATCCGCCCCGACGGCACCCCGGTGCTGGTGGACTTCGGCCTGGCGGCCAACTTCGGCGGACCCCTGGGCCGCGAGTCGCTCGACGTCTCCGGCAGCATGGAGGGCTCCTACATCTACATGGCCCCCGAGCAGATCAAGGGCGGCCTGGTGGACGCGCGGGCCGACCTCTACGCCCTGGGCTGCATCCTGTACGAGCTGCTCGTGGGCCAGCCGCCCCACCCCGGCGCGGGCTGGGACGTGCTGCGGCGCCACCTGCGCGACACCCCCCATGCGCCCTCCAGTTGGGTGACGGGGGTGCCCCCGGCGCTGGACGCCCTGGTGATGCGCATGCTGGCCAAGGTGCCGCGCGAGCGCGTTGGCTACGCGGCGGACGTGGGCGCGGGGCTCGCGGAGCTGGGCGCGGAGGGGCTCGTGCGCGAGGTGCCCACGGCGCCCCGGCCCTACCTGTACCGGCCCGAGTTCGTGGGCCGCCAGGAGCTGCTCGGGGAGATGGAGGCCCTGCTGGATCGCACCCGGGATGGACAGGGCGGGTGTCTGTTCATCGGCGGGGAGAGCGGCGCGGGCAAGACGCGCGTGGTGATGGAGTGCGCGGTGTCCGCCGGCCGCCGGGCCTTCCGGGTCGTCACCGGGGGCAGCCTGCCCCTGTCGGGTGGAGGCAGCGGCGAGCAGCGCTTCAGCGAGCCGCTGCACGCCTTCAAGCCGCTCCTGCTGGCCGTGGCCGACGAGTGCCGGCACCGGGGCCTGGAGGAGACGGAGCGGCTGCTCGGCGCGCGGGGCCGGGTGCTGTCGCGCTACGAGCCGTCCATCGCGGACCTGCCCGGCCAGGAGCGCTGGCCCGAGCCGCCGCGCCTGCCGCCCGTGGCCGCGCGCGAGCGGCTCCTGCGCTTCCTGGTCGAGACGCTCGCGGCCTTCAGCGCCAAGGAGCCCCTGCTGCTGGTGATGGACGACCTGCAGTGGGCGGACGAGCTGTCGCTGAGCGTGCTCGACTTCCTGCGCGAGAACTTCCTGTCCACCGCGTCCGTGCTGGTGGTGGGCACCTACCGCAGCGAGGAGCTGGACACCGCGCTGCGGCTGCTCGTGGAGGCGCCCGGCGTGGAGCATCGGGCGCTCGGGCGGATGGACGCGCCCGTGGTGGCGCGCATGGTGGAGGACATGCTGGCCCTGGCCTCGCCGCCGGCCGCCTTCGTGCACTTCCTCACCACGCGCTCGGCGGGCAACCCCTTCTTCGTGGCCGAGTACCTGCGCACCGCCATCGACGAGCGGCTGCTCTACCGCGACGCCGTCGGCCGCTGGCAGGTGGCCTCGCGCGACGGCGAGCTGGAGCGCCTGCACGAGGCGCTGCCCCTGCCCGACGCGCTGCATGACCTGGTGGGCCGCCGCCTGGAGGGTCTGGGCACCGAGGCGCGCGCGCTCCTGGAAGTGGCGTCGGTGCTGGGCCGCGAGCTGGACGGAGACGTGCTGGCGGGCGCCGCCGGGCTCGGGGACTTGCAGGAGCTGGAGGGGCTCGAGGAGCTGCGCGCGCGCCATGTGCTGGAGGACGCGGACGGCGGAGCCCTGCGCTTCGTGCACGACAAGCTCCGGGAGATCGCCTACGAGGGCGTGCCCGCCGCGCGCCGCCGCGCGCTGCACCGGGACGTGGCGCTCGCGCTGGAGGCCCAGGACCCGTGGGGCGGCGTGTCCCCCGCGCTCTACCCCGTGCTCGCGCACCACTGGGAGCAGGCCGAGGACGACGTCTGGACGTTCGAGTACCTGGAGAAGGCGGGCGCCCACGCGCTCGCGGCCGGCTCGAACGTGGAGGCCAGCGGCTACCTGCGCCGGGCCCTGGCGCTGGAGATCCGCCGCGGGCAGGTGACGGGCGTGCGGCTGGGCGCGGATCGCCGCGCGCGCTGGGAGCGGCTGCTCGGGGAGGCCGTGCATGGCCTGTCCGACTTCGACGCCTGCATCCACCACGGTCAGCGCGCGCTGGAGGAGCTGGGCCGGCCCCTGCCCACCACGGACGGCGGCTGGAACCGCTTCCTCGTGGCCCAGTCCGCCCGGCAGGTGCTGCACCTGGTGCTGCCCCGGCGTTGGCGGCGCGAGGGGGACCGGCAGACACGCGAGAACTACGGGGCCGCGGCGCTCGCCGCGCTGCGGCTGGCCGAGTGCTTCTACTGGCGCTACGACCCGTATCGCACCATGGCCACGGCGCTCCTGGCGACGAACCTGGCCGAGCGCGCCGGGCGGGACGAGCACGTGCTGCGGTTGTACGGCCAGCTCGGCTTCATCGCGGGGTTTGGCCGCCTGGACGCGCTCGCCCGGGCGTACTTCCGCCGGGCCCAGGGCGAGGACCTGTCCGTGGCGGATCCGAGCGCCGCGGCCTTCGGCCTCATCACCGAGTCCATGTACCACGCGGGCTTCGCGCGCTGGTCCGAGGCGGCGCTCAAGGCGAGCGAGGCCCAGGGGCTGCTCATCCGCCTGGGAGACAAGGCCGAGTTCGAGCTGACCGAGGTGCTGCTCGGGCACGTGGACTTCTACTCGGGCCGGTTCGAGCCCACGCTGGAGCGCTTCGGGCGCGTCCGCGAGTCGGCGAGCAAGCGGGGCCACTTCCAGCACGACGTGTGGGCCACGTACACGCTCGCGCGCTCGCTGGTGGCGCTGGGCCGGTGGGACGAGGCCATGCCGCTGTTGCGCGACTCGGCCGAGCGGCTCGAGGGCAAGCATGATCCGCTCTCGCACATGATCACCCACGGGCTCCTGTCGACGGTGTACCGGGAGCAGGGGGACTGGGATCGGGCGCGGGACGCGGCGGACCGGGTGATGTCGCTCGCGCGGCGCTACCCGCCCATGCTCTTCACGGAGGGTCAGGGCTACGAGGGCGCCGCGGCCACCTACCTGGCGCTGTGGGAGCGTGAGCGGAGCAGCCCGGGCTCGGTGCCGCCGGTGGCCGAGGTGGCGCGCGAGGTCTGCGCGCGGCTGTCGGCCTTCGCCCAGCGCTTCCCCCTGGCCCGGCCCATGGCGCTGCGCTTCGAGGGTCGGCTGGCCGGCCTGTCGGGGGCCACCTGGCGGGCGCGGCGGGTGATGCGGCGCGGTGTGAAGCTGGCCCAGGCCCAGGGCATGCCCTACGACGAGGCGCTGGCCTGGTGGGAATTGGGCCGTCTGGCGTCGGGCGCGGAGCGGCACGCCTGCCTCACCCGGGCGAGGGAGGGCTTCCTCCAACTGGGCAGCGGGGGCCTGGCGCGTCAGGTGGAAGCCCAGCTCGCTTCCAGCACGTCCTAG
- a CDS encoding glutathione S-transferase family protein, with protein MSQIRVSAFQWVPPLAQGLVRDLRVRWALEEAGVPYEVWLIGLGEEQKSEAYRRFQPFGQVPAYEEDGLVLFESGAIVQHIAERHEVLMPTEPHARERTKCWIFAALNSVEPAFQVLMFVDVFNGNAEWSKQALPAALQWATLRLDDLEAHLKTREYLEDRFTAADLLMASVLEIPRHTDLVAQRPALAAYLRRCLARPAYQKALADQLAVFARNAPPAAGA; from the coding sequence ATGAGCCAGATTCGAGTGAGTGCGTTTCAGTGGGTGCCGCCGTTGGCCCAGGGCCTGGTGCGGGACCTGCGCGTGCGGTGGGCGCTGGAGGAGGCGGGGGTTCCCTACGAGGTGTGGCTGATCGGCCTGGGGGAGGAGCAGAAGAGCGAGGCCTACCGCCGCTTCCAGCCCTTCGGGCAGGTGCCCGCCTACGAGGAGGACGGGCTCGTGCTGTTCGAGTCCGGCGCCATCGTGCAGCACATCGCCGAGCGCCACGAGGTGCTCATGCCCACGGAGCCCCACGCCCGCGAGCGCACGAAGTGCTGGATCTTCGCGGCGCTCAACTCGGTGGAGCCCGCGTTCCAGGTGCTGATGTTCGTGGACGTCTTCAATGGCAACGCGGAGTGGTCGAAGCAGGCCCTGCCCGCGGCGCTCCAGTGGGCGACGCTCCGGCTGGATGACCTGGAGGCGCACCTGAAGACGCGCGAGTACCTGGAGGACCGCTTCACCGCGGCGGATCTGCTCATGGCCTCGGTCCTGGAGATTCCGCGCCACACGGACCTGGTGGCCCAGCGGCCGGCGCTCGCGGCCTACCTGCGCCGATGCCTGGCGCGCCCCGCCTACCAGAAGGCCCTGGCGGATCAGCTCGCCGTGTTCGCCCGGAACGCGCCCCCGGCCGCGGGCGCCTAG
- a CDS encoding SRPBCC domain-containing protein yields MELKFRVQVKIQKPVAEVFDGVYNPKKLTGYFVSEASGPLVEGTTVQWAFSEPPVPPFPVQVRQVIPNALILLTWDGGEDNAETRVEMRFESVDAQSTLVSIAESGWKETPKGLALSYGNCGGWMHMIMCLKAYLEHGINLRKGCF; encoded by the coding sequence ATGGAGCTGAAATTCCGGGTGCAGGTGAAGATCCAGAAGCCGGTGGCCGAGGTGTTCGACGGGGTCTACAACCCCAAGAAGCTCACCGGGTACTTCGTCTCCGAGGCGAGCGGCCCGCTGGTCGAGGGCACGACGGTCCAGTGGGCGTTCTCCGAGCCGCCGGTGCCGCCCTTCCCGGTACAGGTGCGGCAGGTGATCCCCAACGCGCTCATCCTGCTCACGTGGGATGGCGGCGAGGACAACGCGGAGACGCGCGTGGAGATGCGCTTCGAGTCCGTGGATGCCCAGTCCACGCTCGTCTCCATCGCCGAGTCCGGCTGGAAGGAGACGCCCAAGGGACTGGCGCTGTCCTACGGCAACTGCGGCGGGTGGATGCACATGATCATGTGCCTCAAGGCGTACCTGGAGCACGGCATCAACCTGCGCAAGGGCTGCTTCTAG
- a CDS encoding ArsR/SmtB family transcription factor, translating into MSAEEQQDKVFKALADHRRRRMLDLLRDAPRTTGDLCELFAGLDRCTVMQHLGVLEKADLVIVKREGRTRWNYLNPLPIREIHDRWISRYATGAVDLLARLKRDLEGSGG; encoded by the coding sequence ATGTCGGCCGAGGAGCAACAGGACAAGGTCTTCAAGGCGCTGGCGGACCACCGGCGGCGGCGCATGTTGGACCTGCTGCGCGACGCGCCCCGGACGACGGGGGACCTGTGCGAGCTGTTCGCCGGGCTGGACCGGTGCACGGTCATGCAGCACCTGGGCGTGCTGGAGAAGGCGGACCTGGTGATCGTCAAGCGCGAGGGCCGCACGCGCTGGAACTACCTCAACCCGCTGCCCATCCGGGAGATCCACGACCGGTGGATCTCCCGCTACGCCACGGGCGCGGTGGACCTGCTCGCGCGCCTCAAGCGGGACCTGGAGGGCAGCGGGGGCTAG
- a CDS encoding polynucleotide kinase-phosphatase: MKTTIPELALVVLIGPSGSGKSSFAREHFQPTEVLSSDAYRGIVSDDETNQDATGDAFEALRFVAAKRLSRGRLTVIDATNVQPESRKMLVELARQYHVLPVAVVLDVPEKVCQERNRLRTGRSMGAHVVRTQLQQMHRSLRGLEREGFRHIHVLKPEQIESAHFERQPLWSNLKHDTGPFDIIGDIHGCLDELTRLLTQLGYDIQPRADGAPGVDVRPPAGRKAVFLGDLVDRGPDIPGVLRLVMGMVAAGTALCVPGNHEMKLLRKLRGKDVKPTHGLAQTLEQLEREPPEFRAAVASFIDDLVSHYVLDGGRLVVAHAGMKESMQGRGSGKVREFALYGETTGETDEYGIPVRHDWAAEYRGKAAVVYGHVAVPEAEWLNNTLCVDTGCVYGGKLTALRYPERELVSVPAARVYCEPTRPLVPAAPVSSGLSAQQQHDDLLDLADVSGKRIIPTRLMSHVTLREENTTAALEAMSRFAIDPRWLVYLPPTMSPSETSTAEGLLEHPAEALAYYRKEGVAQVVCEEKHMGSRAVVIVCRDAEAARARFGVTSGETGICYTRTGRRFFSDAALEAAFLARLRAAMDATGFWETFQTDWACLDAELMPWSLKAQELLRTQYAAVGAASRAALTDVVDVLGQARARGLDVGGLAARFEQKQRQVGLYVEAYRRYCWPVHSLDDLRLAPFHLLATEGAVHVDKDHVWHMETLAQVCRADARFLVATPYRVIDLADADAVQAGLRWWEELTGRGGEGVVVKPLSFTARGRKGLLQPAIKSRGPEYLRIIYGPEYTTPEHLERLRKRGLSTKRSLALREFALGVEGLERFVRREPLRHVHACVFGVLALESEPVDPRL; this comes from the coding sequence ATGAAGACCACGATTCCCGAACTGGCGCTCGTCGTGCTCATCGGCCCCTCGGGCTCGGGCAAGTCGAGCTTCGCGCGCGAGCACTTCCAGCCCACGGAGGTGCTGTCCTCGGATGCGTACCGGGGCATCGTCTCGGACGACGAGACGAACCAGGACGCCACGGGGGATGCCTTCGAGGCCCTGCGCTTCGTGGCCGCCAAGCGGCTCTCCCGAGGCCGGCTGACCGTCATCGACGCCACCAACGTGCAGCCCGAGTCGCGCAAGATGCTGGTGGAGCTCGCCCGGCAGTACCACGTGCTCCCCGTGGCGGTGGTGCTCGACGTGCCGGAGAAGGTCTGCCAGGAGCGCAACCGACTGCGCACCGGGCGGAGCATGGGCGCGCATGTCGTGCGCACCCAGCTCCAGCAGATGCACCGCTCGCTCCGGGGCCTCGAGCGCGAGGGCTTCCGCCACATCCACGTGCTCAAGCCCGAGCAGATTGAATCCGCCCACTTCGAGCGGCAGCCGCTGTGGAGCAACCTCAAGCACGACACCGGCCCCTTCGACATCATCGGCGACATCCACGGTTGCCTGGACGAGCTCACGCGGCTGCTCACCCAGCTCGGCTATGACATCCAGCCCCGGGCCGACGGCGCGCCCGGCGTCGACGTGCGCCCGCCCGCGGGCCGCAAGGCCGTCTTCCTCGGGGACCTGGTGGACCGGGGCCCGGACATCCCCGGCGTGCTCCGGCTCGTCATGGGCATGGTGGCGGCGGGCACCGCCCTGTGCGTGCCCGGCAACCACGAGATGAAGCTCCTGCGCAAGCTGCGCGGCAAGGACGTGAAGCCCACCCATGGCCTCGCGCAGACCCTGGAGCAGCTCGAGCGCGAGCCGCCCGAGTTCCGCGCGGCCGTGGCGAGCTTCATCGACGACCTCGTCTCGCACTACGTCCTGGACGGGGGGCGGCTCGTCGTCGCGCACGCGGGCATGAAGGAGTCCATGCAGGGGCGCGGCTCGGGCAAGGTGCGCGAGTTCGCCCTCTATGGCGAGACCACCGGCGAGACGGACGAATACGGCATTCCCGTCCGCCACGACTGGGCGGCGGAGTACCGGGGCAAGGCGGCGGTCGTCTACGGCCACGTGGCCGTGCCCGAGGCCGAGTGGCTCAACAACACCCTGTGCGTGGACACGGGCTGTGTCTACGGCGGCAAGCTCACGGCGCTGCGCTACCCCGAGCGGGAGCTGGTCTCCGTGCCGGCCGCGCGCGTGTACTGCGAGCCCACCCGGCCGCTCGTGCCCGCCGCCCCGGTGTCCTCCGGCCTCAGCGCGCAGCAGCAGCACGATGACCTGCTCGACCTGGCGGACGTGTCGGGCAAGCGCATCATCCCCACCCGCCTGATGAGCCACGTCACCCTGCGCGAGGAGAACACCACCGCCGCGCTCGAGGCCATGAGCCGCTTCGCCATCGATCCCCGGTGGCTCGTCTACCTGCCGCCCACCATGTCCCCCTCGGAGACGAGCACGGCCGAGGGCCTGCTCGAGCACCCCGCCGAGGCGCTCGCCTACTACCGCAAGGAGGGCGTGGCCCAGGTGGTGTGCGAGGAGAAGCACATGGGCTCGCGCGCGGTGGTCATCGTCTGCCGCGACGCCGAGGCGGCCCGCGCGCGCTTCGGGGTGACATCGGGCGAGACGGGCATCTGCTACACCCGCACCGGCCGGCGCTTCTTCTCGGACGCGGCGCTGGAGGCGGCCTTCCTCGCGCGGCTCCGGGCGGCGATGGACGCCACGGGCTTCTGGGAGACCTTCCAGACGGACTGGGCCTGCCTCGACGCCGAGCTGATGCCCTGGTCGCTCAAGGCCCAGGAACTGCTGCGCACCCAGTACGCCGCCGTGGGCGCGGCGTCGCGCGCGGCGCTGACGGACGTCGTGGACGTGCTCGGTCAGGCCCGGGCGCGCGGACTGGACGTGGGCGGGCTCGCCGCGCGCTTCGAGCAGAAGCAGCGGCAGGTGGGCCTCTACGTGGAGGCCTACCGGCGCTACTGCTGGCCGGTGCACTCGCTCGATGACCTGCGTCTCGCGCCCTTCCACCTGCTCGCCACCGAGGGCGCGGTCCACGTGGACAAGGACCATGTCTGGCACATGGAGACCCTGGCCCAGGTGTGCCGCGCGGACGCGCGCTTCCTCGTCGCCACGCCCTACCGGGTCATCGACCTGGCGGACGCGGACGCGGTCCAGGCGGGCCTGCGCTGGTGGGAGGAGCTCACCGGCCGTGGCGGGGAGGGCGTGGTGGTCAAGCCCCTGTCCTTCACGGCGCGCGGGCGCAAGGGCCTGCTCCAGCCCGCCATCAAGTCGCGGGGCCCCGAGTACCTGCGCATCATCTACGGGCCGGAGTACACCACGCCGGAGCACCTGGAGCGCCTGCGCAAGCGGGGCCTGTCCACCAAGCGCTCCCTGGCGCTGCGGGAGTTCGCCCTGGGCGTGGAGGGCCTGGAGCGCTTCGTGCGCCGGGAGCCCCTGCGGCACGTGCACGCGTGTGTCTTTGGCGTGCTGGCGCTGGAGAGCGAGCCCGTCGACCCCCGGCTCTAG